One segment of Stenotrophomonas sp. SAU14A_NAIMI4_8 DNA contains the following:
- the rtcA gene encoding RNA 3'-terminal phosphate cyclase: MDMIELDGGQGGGQLLRSALTLSLCTGIGFTLQNIRAIRRKPGLMRQHLTAVNAAARVGNACTHGAALGATSLRFEPGVVSAGDYHFATGSAGSATLVLQTVLPALWRAQQPSRLRLEGGTHNPLAPSADFIADSYLPSLARMGVQVEMQLLQHGFHPAGGGVIEVQVQPCAALQAPLLEQRPALESMQAQVLMSGLSSSIGLRELQVLADTLGVDPHPRHVQSIRPALGPGNVALVRVQHGSHVEVFDGHGERGVSAEQVGARLSARVQQYLQGNAYVGEYLSDQLLLPMALAGGGAFTTHVISDHLASNARLIEKFLPVEFDWQPHEGGWRVTVEA, translated from the coding sequence ATGGATATGATTGAACTTGATGGCGGGCAGGGCGGCGGGCAGCTGCTGCGCTCGGCCCTGACCCTGAGCCTGTGCACCGGCATTGGCTTCACCCTGCAGAACATCCGCGCGATCCGGCGCAAGCCGGGGCTGATGCGCCAGCACCTGACTGCCGTAAATGCGGCCGCGCGGGTCGGAAACGCCTGCACGCATGGCGCTGCGCTGGGTGCCACCTCGCTGCGCTTCGAGCCCGGCGTGGTGAGCGCTGGCGACTACCACTTCGCCACCGGCAGTGCCGGTTCGGCCACGCTGGTGCTGCAGACCGTGCTGCCGGCGTTGTGGCGCGCGCAGCAGCCCTCGCGCCTGCGGCTGGAAGGTGGCACCCACAACCCGCTGGCGCCCAGCGCCGATTTCATCGCCGACAGCTACCTGCCGTCACTGGCGCGCATGGGAGTGCAGGTCGAGATGCAGCTGCTGCAGCATGGCTTCCACCCGGCCGGCGGCGGCGTGATTGAAGTGCAGGTGCAGCCGTGCGCCGCGTTGCAGGCACCGCTGCTGGAGCAGCGGCCGGCCCTGGAGTCGATGCAGGCGCAGGTGCTGATGTCCGGCCTGTCCAGCAGCATCGGCCTGCGCGAGCTGCAGGTGCTGGCCGACACCCTGGGCGTCGACCCGCACCCGCGTCACGTGCAGTCGATCCGCCCGGCCTTGGGCCCGGGCAATGTCGCCCTGGTGCGCGTGCAGCATGGCAGCCACGTGGAAGTGTTCGATGGCCACGGCGAGCGCGGGGTGAGTGCCGAACAGGTGGGCGCACGCCTGTCGGCCCGCGTACAGCAGTACCTGCAGGGCAATGCCTACGTGGGTGAATACCTGTCCGACCAGCTGCTGCTGCCGATGGCCCTGGCCGGCGGCGGCGCCTTCACCACCCACGTCATCAGCGATCACCTGGCCAGCAACGCCCGGCTGATCGAGAAGTTCCTGCCGGTGGAATTCGACTGGCAGCCGCACGAGGGGGGCTGGCGGGTGACCGTCGAGGCGTAG
- a CDS encoding S9 family peptidase codes for MSRVLPLSLLLSAILAAPAAHAAPTPITIEQAMADPDWIGPPVEKAWWSWNSQQVEYQLKRNGSPVRDTFRQPLAGGAAAQVADDQRGSLDVADPVYDRTRSRSAFVRNGDVFVRDLRSGALTQLTRSNERATGVNFAADNGVIWRVGQNWFHWTAASGVQQVASLKADKDPASKPKDDLLRDQQLRTLETLRRDRDQREALKDQDQRWRQADPTRAAAPIYLGADVEIVDSLLSPDLGHLIVATKAKDFDDGRTSKMPLYVTESGYEETEDTRTRVGRNGFEPHTLWFVDVRTGKAQKLSLSGLPGIGTDPLAELRRKAGKDALKGDRSVQVMSDFMGGGMRWSADGQQAAVMLRANDNKDRWIVSVGNDGRVQNRHRLTDNAWINWGFNDFGWMADSRTLWLLSEESGYSHLYTQAGTAKPQALTGGKWETSAPVLSADGKGFYFLCNQQAPHDYEVCAVDTGSRQVRELTSLNGVEDFSLSPDGQQLLVRYSGAYLPPQLAVLPSSGGQARVLTDTRTAEYKAREWVQPKLVAVPSKHGAGVVWAKYYEPEHKEPGKKYPIVMFVHGAGYLQNVHQRYPAYFREQMFHNLLVEKGYIVLDMDYRGSEGYGRDWRTAIYRNMGHPELEDYKDGLDWLVDTQQGDRDHAGIYGGSYGGFMTFMALFRSPGTFKAGAALRPVVDWNNYNHAYTSNILNTPDIDPEAYRTSSPIEYAQNLQDNLLIAHGMMDDNVFFQDSVHLTQRLIELHKDNWSIAPYPLERHGYTRADSWLDQYKRILKLFEQNLK; via the coding sequence ATGTCCCGAGTGCTGCCCCTGTCCCTTCTGCTGTCGGCCATCCTGGCCGCACCGGCCGCGCATGCCGCGCCCACGCCGATCACCATCGAACAGGCCATGGCCGACCCGGACTGGATCGGTCCGCCGGTGGAAAAGGCCTGGTGGTCGTGGAACAGCCAGCAGGTGGAATACCAGCTCAAGCGCAATGGCAGCCCGGTGCGCGACACCTTCCGCCAGCCGCTGGCCGGTGGCGCCGCCGCGCAGGTGGCCGATGACCAGCGCGGCAGCCTGGACGTGGCCGATCCGGTCTACGACCGCACCCGCAGCCGCAGCGCCTTCGTGCGCAATGGCGATGTGTTCGTGCGCGACCTGCGCAGTGGCGCGCTGACCCAGCTGACCCGCAGCAACGAGCGTGCGACCGGGGTGAACTTCGCCGCCGACAACGGCGTGATCTGGCGCGTGGGCCAGAACTGGTTCCACTGGACCGCCGCCAGCGGCGTGCAGCAGGTGGCCAGCCTGAAGGCCGACAAGGACCCGGCCAGCAAGCCCAAGGATGACCTGCTGCGCGACCAGCAGCTGCGCACCCTGGAAACCCTGCGCCGCGACCGTGACCAGCGCGAAGCGCTGAAGGACCAGGACCAGCGCTGGCGCCAGGCCGACCCGACCCGCGCGGCCGCACCGATCTACCTGGGCGCCGACGTGGAGATCGTCGACAGCCTGCTGTCGCCGGACCTGGGCCACCTGATCGTGGCCACCAAAGCCAAGGATTTCGATGACGGCCGCACCAGCAAGATGCCGCTGTACGTGACCGAATCGGGCTACGAGGAAACCGAAGACACCCGTACCCGCGTCGGCCGCAACGGCTTTGAACCGCACACCCTGTGGTTCGTGGACGTGCGTACCGGCAAGGCGCAGAAGCTGTCGCTGTCGGGCCTGCCGGGCATCGGCACCGACCCGCTGGCCGAGCTGCGCCGCAAGGCCGGCAAGGACGCGCTGAAGGGCGACCGCAGCGTGCAGGTGATGAGCGACTTCATGGGCGGCGGCATGCGCTGGAGCGCCGACGGCCAGCAGGCGGCGGTGATGCTGCGCGCCAACGACAACAAGGACCGCTGGATCGTCAGCGTGGGCAACGATGGCCGCGTGCAGAACCGCCACCGGCTGACCGACAACGCCTGGATCAACTGGGGCTTCAACGATTTCGGCTGGATGGCCGACAGCCGCACGCTGTGGCTGCTTTCGGAAGAATCGGGCTACTCGCACCTGTATACCCAGGCCGGCACGGCCAAGCCGCAGGCGCTGACCGGCGGCAAGTGGGAAACCTCCGCGCCGGTGCTGTCGGCCGACGGCAAGGGCTTCTACTTCCTGTGCAACCAGCAGGCCCCGCACGACTACGAAGTCTGCGCGGTCGACACCGGCAGCCGCCAGGTGCGCGAACTGACCAGCCTGAACGGCGTGGAAGACTTCTCGCTGTCGCCGGACGGCCAGCAGCTGCTGGTGCGCTATTCCGGCGCCTACCTGCCGCCGCAGCTGGCGGTGCTGCCGTCCTCGGGTGGCCAGGCCCGCGTGCTGACCGACACCCGCACCGCCGAATACAAGGCGCGTGAGTGGGTGCAGCCGAAGCTGGTGGCGGTGCCGTCCAAGCACGGCGCCGGCGTGGTCTGGGCCAAGTACTACGAACCCGAGCACAAGGAACCGGGCAAGAAGTACCCGATCGTGATGTTCGTGCACGGCGCCGGCTACCTGCAGAACGTGCACCAGCGCTACCCGGCCTATTTCCGCGAGCAGATGTTCCACAACCTGCTGGTGGAAAAGGGCTACATCGTGCTGGACATGGACTACCGCGGCAGCGAGGGCTACGGCCGCGACTGGCGCACGGCCATCTACCGCAACATGGGCCACCCGGAACTGGAAGACTACAAGGACGGCCTGGACTGGCTGGTGGACACCCAGCAGGGCGACCGCGACCACGCCGGCATCTACGGCGGTTCCTACGGCGGCTTCATGACCTTCATGGCGCTGTTCCGTTCGCCGGGCACGTTCAAGGCCGGCGCCGCACTGCGCCCGGTGGTGGACTGGAACAACTACAACCACGCCTACACCAGCAACATCCTGAACACCCCGGACATCGACCCGGAGGCGTACCGCACGTCCTCGCCCATCGAGTACGCGCAGAACCTGCAGGACAACCTGCTGATCGCCCACGGCATGATGGATGACAACGTGTTCTTCCAGGATTCGGTGCACCTGACCCAGCGCCTGATCGAGCTGCACAAGGACAACTGGTCCATCGCGCCGTACCCGCTGGAGCGCCACGGCTACACCCGTGCCGATTCCTGGCTGGACCAGTACAAGCGCATCCTCAAGCTGTTCGAGCAGAACCTGAAGTGA
- the hemF gene encoding oxygen-dependent coproporphyrinogen oxidase, protein MNEFERVRAYLTDLQDRICAAIEAADGSARFQEDLWQRAEGGGGRTRVLRDGAVFEQAGIGFSDVCGSRLPPSASANRPELAGASWRATGVSLVFHPLNPHVPTTHANVRFFQAQRDGEVVASWFGGGFDLTPFYPQDEDVQHWHRVARDLCAPFGEERYAAHKRWCDEYFFLRHRNETRGVGGLFFDDLHGDFERDFDYLRAVGDGFLQAYLPIVQRRKDAAYGEREREFQLYRRGRYVEFNLVYDRGTLFGLQSGGRSESILMSLPPRVRWEYGFSPEAGSAEARLADYLVPRDWV, encoded by the coding sequence ATGAACGAATTCGAGCGCGTGCGCGCCTACCTGACCGACCTGCAGGACCGCATCTGTGCGGCCATTGAAGCCGCCGATGGCAGCGCGCGCTTCCAGGAAGACCTGTGGCAGCGCGCCGAGGGCGGTGGCGGGCGTACCCGCGTGCTGCGCGACGGCGCCGTGTTCGAGCAGGCCGGCATCGGCTTTTCCGATGTCTGCGGCAGCCGCCTGCCGCCGTCTGCGTCGGCCAACCGCCCGGAGCTGGCGGGCGCATCATGGCGCGCCACAGGCGTCTCGCTGGTGTTCCATCCGCTGAACCCGCACGTGCCCACCACCCACGCCAACGTGCGCTTCTTCCAGGCACAGCGCGACGGTGAAGTGGTGGCCAGCTGGTTCGGCGGCGGCTTCGACCTGACCCCGTTCTATCCGCAGGACGAGGACGTGCAGCACTGGCATCGGGTGGCCCGCGACCTGTGCGCGCCGTTCGGCGAAGAACGCTACGCCGCCCACAAGCGCTGGTGCGACGAGTATTTCTTCCTGCGCCACCGCAACGAAACGCGCGGCGTGGGCGGGCTGTTCTTCGACGACCTGCACGGCGATTTCGAACGCGATTTCGACTACCTGCGCGCGGTGGGCGATGGCTTCCTGCAGGCCTACCTGCCGATCGTGCAGCGGCGCAAGGATGCCGCCTACGGCGAACGCGAGCGCGAGTTCCAGCTGTACCGTCGCGGCCGCTATGTGGAGTTCAACCTGGTCTATGACCGCGGCACCCTGTTCGGGTTGCAGAGCGGCGGCCGCAGCGAAAGCATCCTGATGAGCCTGCCGCCGCGCGTGCGCTGGGAATACGGGTTCAGCCCCGAAGCCGGCAGCGCCGAGGCGCGCCTGGCCGATTACCTGGTGCCGCGCGACTGGGTGTAG
- the polA gene encoding DNA polymerase I produces MSRLVLIDGSSYLYRAFHALPPLSNAQGEPTGALFGVVNMLRSTLKERPAYVAFVVDAPGKTFRDDLYDQYKANRPPMPDDLRSQVEPMCRIVEALGIRILRIPGVEADDVIGTLALQGVAQDLKVTISTGDKDFAQLVRPGIELVNTMTGSRMDSDAAVMDKFGVRADQIIDLLALMGDTVDNVPGVEKCGPKTAAKWLAEYQTLDGVMAAAPTMKGKIGENLRAALDRLPLNRDLVTIRTDVELDASPTTLALRDQDVPVLTELYARYGFTQALKELGAPLPAPAAASEATPSLRGTAAGFARGSAEAPAVGELDPALAAPGEYETVVTDEQLQAWVQRLQQAELISFDTETDALDAMRARLVGISLAVEPGKAAYIPVGHDYPGAPAQLPLQHVLDALRPLLQDPAKKKLGQHGKYDLHVLRRHGVEVQGYHDDTMLESFVLNSTATRHDMDSLALRYLGYNTIKFEDVAGKGAKQIPFSQVGIDEASRYAAEDADITLRLHHALRPQLLAEPSLDSVYRSIEMPLVPVLTTIEANGVHIDTAELRRQSQDLSSRMLAAQQKATELAGRSFNLDSPKQLQAVLFDELKLPAVVKTPKGQPSTNEEALEAIADQHELPRVILEYRGLAKLRSTYTDKLPEMVNPDTGRVHTSYHQSGAATGRLSSSDPNLQNIPIRTDDGRRIRRAFVAPEGCQLLAADYSQIELRIMAHLSEDPGLVRAFEQGADVHRATAAEVFGRTLDEVTPNERRAAKAINFGLMYGMSAFGLARNLGIDRGQAQDYVALYFSRYPGVRDFMERMRQQAREQGYVETLFGRRLYLNDINARNQGLRAGAERAAINAPMQGTAADIIKRAMVSVDQWLRDSGAPARMILQVHDELVFESAAGFTEELRKHVVEHMSQAAQLRVPLVVDTGIGSNWDEAH; encoded by the coding sequence ATGAGCAGATTAGTCCTGATCGACGGGTCCAGTTACCTGTACCGCGCGTTCCACGCGCTGCCGCCCCTGTCCAATGCACAGGGTGAACCCACCGGCGCGCTGTTCGGCGTGGTCAACATGCTGCGGTCCACACTGAAGGAGCGCCCGGCCTACGTCGCCTTCGTGGTGGATGCGCCGGGCAAGACCTTCCGCGATGACCTGTACGACCAGTACAAGGCCAACCGCCCGCCCATGCCCGACGACCTGCGCAGCCAGGTGGAACCGATGTGCCGCATCGTCGAAGCGCTGGGCATCAGGATCCTGCGCATTCCCGGCGTGGAGGCCGACGATGTGATCGGCACGCTGGCCCTGCAGGGCGTGGCGCAGGACCTGAAGGTGACCATTTCCACCGGTGACAAGGATTTCGCCCAGCTGGTGCGCCCGGGCATCGAACTGGTGAACACCATGACCGGCAGCCGCATGGATTCCGATGCGGCCGTCATGGACAAGTTCGGCGTGCGTGCCGACCAGATCATCGACCTGCTGGCACTGATGGGCGACACCGTGGACAACGTGCCCGGTGTGGAGAAGTGCGGGCCGAAGACCGCGGCCAAGTGGCTGGCCGAATATCAGACGCTGGACGGGGTGATGGCCGCTGCCCCGACCATGAAGGGCAAGATCGGTGAAAACCTGCGCGCGGCGCTGGATCGCCTGCCGCTGAACCGCGATCTGGTGACCATCCGTACCGACGTGGAACTGGACGCCAGCCCGACCACCCTGGCGCTGCGTGACCAGGACGTGCCGGTGCTGACCGAGCTCTACGCGCGCTACGGCTTCACCCAGGCGCTGAAGGAGCTGGGTGCGCCGCTGCCGGCCCCGGCCGCCGCCAGCGAAGCCACCCCCAGCCTGCGCGGCACCGCCGCCGGTTTCGCCCGCGGCAGCGCCGAAGCGCCGGCTGTGGGTGAACTGGACCCGGCCCTGGCCGCACCGGGCGAGTACGAAACCGTGGTGACCGACGAGCAGTTGCAGGCCTGGGTGCAGCGCCTGCAGCAGGCAGAGCTGATCAGCTTCGATACCGAAACCGATGCGCTGGACGCAATGCGTGCGCGCCTGGTCGGCATCAGTCTGGCGGTGGAGCCGGGCAAGGCCGCCTACATTCCGGTCGGCCACGATTATCCCGGCGCGCCGGCACAGCTGCCGCTGCAGCACGTGCTGGACGCGCTGCGCCCGCTGCTGCAGGACCCGGCGAAGAAGAAGCTGGGCCAGCATGGCAAGTACGACCTGCACGTGCTGCGCCGCCATGGCGTGGAGGTGCAGGGCTACCACGACGACACCATGCTTGAGAGCTTCGTGCTCAATTCCACGGCCACCCGCCACGACATGGATTCGCTGGCCCTGCGCTACCTGGGCTACAACACCATCAAGTTCGAGGACGTGGCCGGCAAGGGCGCCAAGCAGATTCCGTTCTCGCAGGTGGGTATCGACGAAGCCAGCCGCTACGCGGCCGAGGACGCCGACATCACCCTGCGCCTGCACCACGCGCTGCGCCCGCAGCTGCTGGCCGAACCGAGCCTGGACAGCGTGTACCGCAGCATCGAGATGCCGCTGGTGCCGGTGCTGACCACCATCGAAGCCAACGGCGTGCACATCGACACCGCCGAACTGCGCCGGCAGAGCCAGGACCTGTCCTCGCGCATGCTGGCCGCGCAGCAGAAGGCCACCGAACTGGCCGGCCGCAGCTTCAACCTGGATTCGCCCAAGCAGCTGCAGGCCGTGCTGTTCGACGAGCTGAAGCTGCCGGCGGTGGTGAAGACCCCCAAGGGCCAGCCCAGCACGAACGAGGAAGCACTGGAGGCCATTGCCGACCAGCACGAGCTGCCGCGTGTGATCCTAGAATACCGTGGCCTGGCCAAGCTGCGCAGCACCTACACCGACAAGCTGCCGGAGATGGTGAACCCGGACACCGGCCGCGTGCACACCAGCTACCACCAGTCCGGCGCCGCCACCGGCCGCCTGTCCTCGTCGGACCCGAACCTGCAGAACATTCCGATCCGCACCGACGATGGCCGCCGCATCCGCCGCGCCTTCGTCGCCCCGGAAGGCTGCCAGCTGCTGGCGGCCGACTATTCGCAGATCGAGCTGCGCATCATGGCCCACCTGTCCGAAGACCCGGGCCTGGTGCGCGCCTTCGAGCAGGGCGCCGACGTGCACCGTGCCACCGCCGCCGAAGTGTTCGGCCGCACCCTGGACGAGGTGACGCCCAACGAGCGCCGCGCCGCCAAGGCCATCAACTTCGGCCTGATGTACGGCATGAGCGCCTTCGGCCTGGCCCGCAACCTGGGCATCGACCGCGGCCAGGCGCAGGACTACGTGGCGCTGTACTTCAGCCGCTACCCGGGCGTGCGCGACTTCATGGAGCGCATGCGCCAGCAGGCGCGCGAGCAGGGCTATGTGGAAACCCTGTTCGGCCGCCGCCTGTACCTGAACGACATCAACGCCCGCAACCAGGGCCTGCGCGCCGGCGCCGAACGGGCGGCCATCAACGCCCCCATGCAGGGCACGGCGGCGGACATCATCAAGCGGGCGATGGTGTCCGTGGACCAGTGGCTGCGCGACAGCGGGGCACCGGCGCGGATGATCCTGCAGGTGCACGATGAACTGGTCTTCGAAAGCGCGGCCGGTTTCACAGAGGAATTGCGTAAGCACGTGGTCGAACACATGTCGCAAGCGGCACAGTTGCGGGTGCCACTGGTGGTCGATACCGGCATTGGCAGCAACTGGGACGAAGCGCACTGA
- a CDS encoding YetF domain-containing protein — protein MHDLFALAMPWWEFILRAVVVYTVVLGMVRLGGKRALGQITPFDVLLIVLLGNAVQNALLGSDTSLGGGLLLAATLILLNYAVGWLTTRSRRMERIIEGEPVVIGRDGRWFDSVLRREQVTRADVEAALRQQGCLGVEEVALALLENNGHITIIPRQKTAA, from the coding sequence ATGCACGACCTGTTCGCACTGGCCATGCCGTGGTGGGAATTCATCCTGCGCGCGGTGGTGGTCTACACCGTGGTGCTGGGCATGGTGCGGCTGGGCGGCAAGCGCGCGCTGGGGCAGATCACCCCGTTCGACGTGCTGCTGATCGTGCTGCTGGGCAACGCTGTACAGAACGCCTTGCTGGGCAGTGATACGTCACTGGGCGGTGGCCTGCTGCTGGCGGCCACGCTGATCCTGCTGAACTACGCCGTGGGCTGGCTGACCACGCGCAGCCGGCGCATGGAGCGGATCATCGAAGGCGAGCCGGTGGTGATCGGGCGCGATGGGCGCTGGTTCGACAGCGTGCTGCGTCGTGAACAGGTGACCCGCGCCGACGTAGAAGCCGCGCTGCGCCAGCAGGGCTGCCTGGGCGTGGAAGAAGTAGCCCTGGCGCTGCTGGAGAACAACGGCCATATCACCATCATTCCACGGCAGAAGACGGCCGCGTGA
- a CDS encoding RtcB family protein: MTTLNHDVIQQPGAAPIKLWTRGVPLEDQAREQLQNIARLPFIHKWIAVMPDVHLGKGATVGSVVPTVGAIIPAAVGVDIGCGMMAVRTTLDASDLPDNLSAVRSAIERAVPHGRSVTRGGRDKGSWDTPPELAIEGWKQLVDDFALICERHPRLKNTNNLKHLGTLGTGNHFVEVCLDQDQRVWFMLHSGSRGVGNAIGTYFIELAKQEMRRWMINLPDQDLAYLPEGSQHYGDYVFAVEWAQRFARMNREVMMRNVVAAVRTVISKPFEAQAEAVNCHHNYVNRETHFGKDVMLTRKGAVSARKGELGIIPGSMGAKSFIVRGLGNEDSFHSCSHGAGRVMSRTQARKLITVDEHAKATAHVECRKDAEVVDESPAAYKPIEAVMEAQRDLVEIVHTLRQVVCVKG, encoded by the coding sequence ATGACCACCTTGAACCACGACGTGATCCAGCAGCCCGGCGCTGCACCCATCAAGCTGTGGACGCGCGGCGTGCCGCTGGAAGACCAGGCACGCGAACAGCTGCAGAACATCGCGCGCCTGCCGTTCATCCACAAGTGGATTGCGGTGATGCCCGACGTGCACCTGGGCAAGGGGGCAACCGTGGGTTCGGTGGTGCCGACCGTGGGCGCCATCATTCCCGCCGCGGTGGGCGTGGATATCGGCTGCGGCATGATGGCCGTGCGTACCACGCTCGACGCCAGCGACCTGCCGGACAACCTGTCGGCCGTGCGCAGCGCGATCGAACGGGCGGTGCCGCACGGCCGCAGCGTGACCCGCGGTGGCCGTGACAAGGGCAGCTGGGATACGCCGCCGGAGCTGGCCATCGAAGGCTGGAAGCAGCTGGTGGACGACTTCGCGCTGATCTGCGAGCGCCACCCGCGCCTGAAGAACACCAACAACCTCAAGCACCTGGGCACCCTGGGTACCGGCAACCACTTCGTGGAAGTGTGCCTGGACCAGGACCAGCGCGTGTGGTTCATGCTGCACTCCGGCTCGCGTGGCGTGGGCAATGCCATCGGCACCTACTTCATCGAACTGGCCAAGCAGGAAATGCGCCGCTGGATGATCAACCTGCCCGACCAGGACCTGGCGTACCTGCCCGAGGGCAGCCAGCACTACGGCGACTACGTGTTCGCCGTGGAGTGGGCGCAGCGTTTCGCACGCATGAACCGCGAGGTGATGATGCGCAACGTGGTGGCCGCCGTGCGCACGGTCATCAGCAAGCCGTTCGAGGCCCAGGCCGAGGCGGTGAACTGCCACCACAACTACGTGAACCGCGAGACCCACTTCGGCAAGGACGTGATGCTGACCCGCAAGGGTGCGGTCAGTGCGCGCAAGGGCGAGCTGGGCATCATTCCGGGCAGCATGGGTGCCAAGAGCTTCATCGTGCGTGGGCTGGGCAACGAGGACAGCTTCCACAGCTGCAGCCACGGCGCCGGCCGCGTGATGAGCCGCACCCAGGCGCGCAAGCTGATTACCGTGGACGAGCACGCCAAGGCGACCGCGCACGTGGAATGCCGCAAGGATGCGGAGGTGGTGGATGAATCGCCGGCGGCCTACAAGCCGATCGAGGCGGTGATGGAGGCCCAGCGCGATCTGGTCGAGATCGTGCACACGCTGCGCCAGGTGGTGTGCGTGAAGGGATGA
- a CDS encoding NUDIX domain-containing protein: MSNAAATIQIVAAVILDDRGRALVVRKHGAQRFIQPGGKPEPGEAALTALARELHEELGVQLQRDSAIALGRFQDWAVNEPGHRVQADAWWVKVAGTPRAQAEIAELAWVPLQPPHGLPLAPLSEHHILPAVAALATAR; this comes from the coding sequence GTGAGCAACGCCGCGGCCACGATCCAGATCGTGGCCGCGGTCATCCTGGATGACCGCGGCCGGGCGCTGGTGGTGCGCAAGCACGGCGCCCAGCGCTTCATCCAGCCCGGTGGCAAGCCCGAGCCCGGCGAAGCGGCGCTGACCGCGCTGGCGCGCGAGCTGCACGAGGAACTGGGCGTGCAGCTGCAGCGTGATTCGGCCATCGCCCTGGGCCGCTTCCAGGACTGGGCGGTGAACGAACCCGGCCACCGGGTGCAGGCCGATGCCTGGTGGGTAAAGGTGGCGGGCACGCCCCGCGCGCAGGCGGAGATTGCCGAACTGGCCTGGGTGCCGCTGCAGCCGCCGCACGGCCTGCCCTTGGCACCCTTGAGTGAACACCATATCCTGCCGGCGGTCGCCGCCCTGGCGACGGCCCGCTGA
- a CDS encoding DUF2782 domain-containing protein encodes MKTLMLASVLLLAGCASMGGAGAPPVDVKGAEVSSRTMDNGDTIEEYRVSGQLRMVKVTPSRGAPFYMYDQNGDGRMDNDKDGVSPVYWKLYSW; translated from the coding sequence ATGAAGACCCTGATGCTGGCGTCCGTGCTCCTGCTTGCTGGCTGCGCCAGCATGGGCGGTGCCGGCGCTCCCCCGGTGGACGTGAAGGGTGCCGAAGTGTCCAGCCGCACCATGGACAACGGCGACACCATCGAGGAGTACCGCGTGTCCGGCCAGCTGCGCATGGTCAAGGTCACCCCGTCGCGGGGCGCACCGTTCTACATGTATGACCAGAACGGCGATGGCCGCATGGACAACGACAAGGATGGCGTGTCGCCGGTGTATTGGAAGCTCTACAGCTGGTGA
- a CDS encoding universal stress protein — MYTRILIATDGSELADKGLAKGLELAKDLNAEVDIVTVSEPWAVGMYDAMGWSVGYMNSPEYKADREEGAQKVLQPALAKAAEQGIKANPVHVLDRYAADGIIETAADRNSDLIVMTSHGRRGVTRVLLGSQTAEVLARSSLPVLVIR, encoded by the coding sequence ATGTACACGCGCATCCTGATCGCCACCGACGGTTCCGAGCTGGCCGACAAGGGCCTGGCCAAGGGCCTGGAGCTGGCCAAGGACCTCAACGCCGAGGTCGATATCGTGACGGTGTCCGAGCCGTGGGCCGTCGGCATGTACGACGCCATGGGCTGGAGCGTGGGCTACATGAACAGCCCCGAGTACAAGGCCGACCGCGAGGAAGGGGCCCAGAAGGTGCTGCAGCCGGCGCTGGCCAAGGCCGCCGAACAGGGCATCAAGGCCAACCCGGTGCATGTGCTGGACCGCTACGCGGCCGACGGCATCATCGAAACCGCCGCTGATCGCAACAGCGATCTGATCGTGATGACCTCGCACGGCCGCCGCGGGGTGACCCGCGTGCTGCTGGGCAGCCAGACCGCCGAAGTGCTGGCGCGCAGCTCGCTGCCGGTGCTGGTCATCCGCTGA